The Triticum aestivum cultivar Chinese Spring chromosome 6D, IWGSC CS RefSeq v2.1, whole genome shotgun sequence genomic sequence AAATTCAGAAGCTCTGTTTGGGCTTGCTGCTAGGTCATTTTACGACACCCTTTTATGGGTAGAATCCCACCTCACTTTGACTAGGTGTCTTTATGTTTTCACTATTTTGTCCAAAGGAACCTTGGGAGATAATTGATTTTTTGCTCTCGGGCTCCATGAAGCCTAAATTTGTATATACTGAATGTATGTGAATTTtttaagtttcaaaaaaaaatctaaaaaatacaCAAGTATTTATAGATGCATACTGGATGTGTGTGAATTTCATCATGAAATACGTTTTTATGTGGCCTGTACAAAAAAACCAAAATCATGTAATTTTATATGGAATAGTACATGTGCTAGAAATACGTGGCTTGTTATTTTTTATGTAGCTTGCATAAAACAGTATTTCCTCATGATACTTCGCAGACAAGTTGTATACATCCATATGTATGTGTATTTTTTTTGAGAGATTTTTGAAACTTAATATTTtgaattaaagttttcaaaataaagggctccatggagctcgaaCTCCGTTAGGCATTTCCGCCTTGGGAAGCCTTTTACTTTTCTGAATACGGGAAGCCTTTTACTAGCTAGGTACCTATCTTCACTCTCATGGCAGCTCTCAAAATGCAACAAGCCATCAGACGACGACTCCATACATAACCTGAAGCATCATCATACTATGCACAATCAAAACTAAACTTATAggttaacttctagatttttgtatGCGAAAAAAATGGACAACCTAAATTACTCTTTGACAATTTCGTACAATTGAAATATTGAATCTggtagccgtcggcatagggtatATAATTCCACAATTCAAAGGGAGCTTGCCAATTGTACACCTGAGCATCATTATTTAACAACTCAGGATTCAATCATGCAACTGGTTCTCCGCCACTAAATCTCCCATTACAATTCTTGTTCTTCTTGCAAAAAAGCTGACAAGATCGCAAAGCGAGGATCGGGATTCATCATGTACAGCGACTCAATGCCAAGGATGAGGTCCCTGGGCTTGTACCCTGTCAGCTCCGTGAATTCCCTGTTCCACTTTCGAACCTGGCTCGCCATTGGGTTCAAGATCAGCCTGGCGAGAAAGACCGCCGACGCCGCCACGGCCGATGGCATGAGCCGCAGGCATGTGTAGTCGACCAGCGATTGTTCGGCGAGCAGATGCGCCAACTTCTGAACCTCCAGGTCGCTCTCTCCATTACTGTACCTGGTGAAGTGGTCCACAAAAGTGTAAGCCGTTGGCCCGCTGAGCTCGTACCTGAGCGCCGCCAACATCTTGCACTCCATGTCGATCACCTCCCTGCTGTTGGCGAACCCACAGTCGTCGGCAATTTTCGCGGCGTTCACCTTGAATATGGTGTCCCGCTCCTCATAtttggcggcggtgaaggcggccgTGGCGCCCAGTAGACGGAGCTCATACTCCATGTGAGCCGCAGGCAAGGTTTTTTCCGACAGGACGCGGTCGACGTAGGAGACGGCACGGTGAAGCGTGCCGGGGGCCAGGCCGTAGTACTGAGTAAACTCCTCCATCCAGATAACAAGGTTGGCGCGCATCGACGGGCTCATCCGATCCCCCTGCACCGTCTTCAGGTAGTGCGGCAACGGCGGCTCCTCGACGTTCATCTCCTGCTTGCGGAGGTTGAAGTCGAAGTCGGCGTCGTAGTCGGAGAGCAGCGGACGCGTGGCCGAGTTGTTGGATTCAGTGGTATCAGAGACCGGGACGGCGCTCTCCAGGAGCAGGGATGGTACGGGCTCCTCCAAGGCCGCCTCGGAGTAGTGGTCGGCGGCTCGAAGCGCCGGAAGAGCATTGATGGCGCGGAGGTAGTCGTCGATGTCCGTCGTGTCGGCGCTGCTGGCTGATAAGGCGACGGGGATAGGAGGGCCAGAAAGAAGCTCGGAGGTGAAGGGATCCATGAGATCCATTGCCGGGAAGGAGAATGGAGACACACGATGGTGGATGCAAGAATGCAGGGTGCGTGGCGTCGACCTGGCTATTTACCGAGGAACGCGACGTTGCGCCCGATTGGCTGCATGACAACTGGAAACCGCGTGCGTCGCTCACTGGGTCCAGTAATCCGACTTTACCTATgcgtttctttcctttttcttttttctttctttattatttatttCGTCGTTGTTTCTTTCCTTCTTAACAAGATCGTGTAGCCGCACAACAACGGGCGATCTCGGCGCCTCGCCATGATGACCTGGTTGAAATTAAGAGGACATATCTTGTTCGTTCTTGGCGTCTGGTGGTTATTTTGCCGTGCACAGCGCATCGCTACGTAGTATATTACGAAACGTTTTTCCATCATTGCAATGAGACTACTCTCAAAAGAGGACCCGTAATGCAATGACATCGGCTATATctctacaacatctcaacatgataTTATATTAAATTGGAGTACAAAGCATGCACCGTGCGACATTCAACagaagaaaacacttcaaaaaagtCAGAGCATATCTAGCAGATTCCTTCAAATTAAACACCTCAAACTGCACCTTACACTTTCACTTCTTATATTTGCTCAGCAAAAAAATTAGTTCCTGTACCTAAAAAAAATGGTTCCTAGCCGAACCCCTAAAACTTAACTCCCTAAAAAAATACTCTTCGTCAAGTTTGCTAAGCTTGTGTGTATGGACTACATTTCAACTAGATATTTGCACACATAATAAATTTGAATTTAAGATCAAAGTTCACACAATTCATGAATATTACAAATTTAAAGTTCACAATTAAAATTATTCAAATTCAAACACATGAAAGAGTCCAAATGATGTAAAGAGCATGACTGAAGCATATCAATCAACTGGTGCTATGGAGTAGTCACTGATGCTCCACAAGATCATCTTGGACCTAGGTCTAAACTTGCGGTTCTTGATGATTCGCTGTGCTGGGAGAAATTTGTGTATCATGAATCAAACTGTTCAATTGTATGCTTGCAAGAAACTAAGAAAACTGAGTTTGATCATTCTTTCATTGGAGAATGCTGTCCACGAAGATTTGATAAATTTGAGTTAACCCCGTCTGACGGCGCTTCGGGTGGCCTAATCATAATTTGGTGTAGTAGTCAATTTATAGGCCATGTCATACATCAGTTTTCTTTTGCTATTACAATCAAAATGACCTCGGTTCAAACAAATGAAAGTTGGCTTCTCTCAAATATATATGGACCGTGTGATGGGCCTGAGAGGTTAGTTTTCACTGAATGGATGGATAATTTAAATATTGAAGCTGATGATCTTTGGCTTTTCATGGGTGATTTCAATTTCATGCGATCTTTGGATAATAGGAACTTACCTGGTGGAAATGTGGAGGACATTACTAAATTTAATGAGATTATAAGTCATCTAGCATTGCTGGAAATCCCAATCGAAGGTAGGAGATATACTTGGAGTAACATGCAGGAAATCCCTTTGTTGGAGCAATTAGATTGGTTTTTTTCTTCACCAGAATGGATTTTGAAATTCCCAAATACTGTGGTGAAACCACTTGCGCAACCAATCTCGGATCATGTTCCTTGTATTTTATCAGTGGAAACATCTATCCCAAGATCTAAGCTTTTCAGGTTTGAAATTTTTTGGCCTTCACATCCTTGGTTTTTGGAGGTGGTGAAATCTTCTTGGCTTGCTCCTATAAAGGCCTCTTCTAGTGCCACCAGAATCTCTTCCAAATTAAAGAGATTGAGATATGCTTTAAAAAAATGGAGTAAGTCCATCTCTAAGATCAAGCTGCTAATTGAAAATTGTAATAGAATTTTACTGCAGCTTGATAACCTTGAGGAAATGAGACAACTTTCCATCCCTGAAGCTAATTTCAGAAACATTCTAAAAGCACATTTGCTAAGGTTGCTTAGATATCAAAGTGAGTATTGGAAGAAACGATGCACTTTTAGATGGGCAGTTCAAGGGGAGGAAAAATACTAAATATTTCCAAGCTCGTGCAACGGAAAGACTACGCAGGAATTCCATCACAAATCTTCTAATGCTCGATGGTCGCTTGGTTGAAAATCATGAGGAAAAGGCGGCTGCATTTTATGATTGTTTTAAAAGGAGAATGGGGGTTTCTAATCAGCCAGAGTTTGATTTTGAGCTCTCTGATCTTATTCAAAAATGCCAGGGTCTGGAAGAATTATCGATCCCCTTCATGAAAGAAGAAATAGACAATGTGATCAAGATAATTCCCGCTGATCGAGCACCGGGACCGGATGGTTTCAACAGTCTTTTCCTCAAAGTGTGTTGGGATATAATCAAGGAGGACTTTTATTCTTTGTGTGATGACTTTTGGAAAGGGACAATCAGTTTACAATGTCTGAACACATCTTTAATCACATTGAACCCAAAGAAGCTGACGCCTGAATCTGTCAATGATTATAGACCGATTTCCTTGTTAAATTGTGTGCTCAAAGTTATCACAAAAATTCTATCAGAGAGGCTTCAACGTTGGATTCTCAAGGTGGTGCATCGAAACCAATATGGATTTATTAAGACAAGGACAATCCAAGACTGTCTTGGCTGGGCATTTGAATATCTACTTCAGTGCAAGCACTTGGGTAGGGAAATTGTTATCTTGAAGTTAGACTTCGAAAAGGCCTTCGACACGATGGAACATTCATTCATCTTGAAAATGCTCGAATACAAAGATTTTGATGACAGGTGGTGCATGTGGATTAAAATGCTGCTTCAATCAGGATCATCATCTATTCTTCTAAACGGAATACCAGGAACAGAATTCAATGGCAAACGGGGAGTAAGACAAGGTGACCCAATATCTCCCTTGTTGTTTGTGCTAGCGGTAGATTTGCTACAGTTTTTAATTAAAAAAGCCTAGTCGGATGGATTAATTGCTCTCCCTATCAATCAACCCGCATCGGAAGATTACCCCGTGGTCCAGTACGCGGATGACACATTAATCATCCTTCCAACAAATTAGCAAGAACTCCAAACAATTAAGGCAATACTAGATTCCTACGCCCGGGCAACTGGTCTGAAAATTAATTATGCAAAATCACAAATAATGCCAATCAATGTGAATGCTCGAAAAACTCACGAACTGGCCAATGAAATGGGCTGCCAAGTTGGGGAGATGCCATTTACTTATTTGGGACTGCCCCTCGGAACCACGAGGCCCACTGTAAAAGACCTAAAACCATTGGTCGACAGAATTGAGAGAAGATTGACGGGGACTAGTATTTGGTTATCCTATGGAGAAAGAGTGCAATTGATCAACTCTGCGCTCTCGTCCCTTCTGTCATTCACCATGTGTGTTCTTAAAATTCCACTCAAACTCATTGAGATATTTGATCGAGCGAGGAGACACTGTTTATGGAGGAAAGAAGTGGACAGAGATGCTAAAACACACTCTTTAGCTGCTTGGGAAATGGTTTGCCGCCCAAAGAAAAAAGGGGGCCTTGGGGTATTAAACTTACAAATTCAAAACAAGGCATTACTGCTCAAATACTTGCATAAGTTCATGCACAAACAGGACGTGCCATGGGTGATGTTAATCTGGGATGCTCATTATGACAATACCCCTCCCCATGCAAAACCAAGCTGTGGTTCATTCTGGTGGCGCGATGTTTTCTCTCTGATGGACATTTACCGCGGGATCACCTCATGTACTCTTGCGGCGGGTGATACGATACTTCTATGGAAAGATGTTTGGATTGATGAGAGACCGTTGATGGACACACATGTACATTTGTTCTCATTTGCCAAGAATGAAGATGTCTCGTTGGCACAATATTTCAATAACAATGACCATGTGGACAACTTTCTCCTACCTCTGTCGACGGAAGCCAGAGCTGAGCTAGACAATTTGCAAGAGATCATGGAAGGGATCAACTTGGAGGCTATGGGGACGGATGAATGGATTTTGTGCTGGGGTGACACCATATTTAAACCAAAAAAGTTTTACAACTTCATGTTCAGGAATGTGTTGACGTCACAATGCCTCACCTCCATTTGGAAATCAAAATGCATCATGAGACATAAAGTGTTTGTGTGGTTAATGCTACTTGACAGAGTAAATACCAGGGATATGCTTCTCAAAAGACATTTTAACATTGGTGATGATCATACTTGCCCTATGTGCAACCTGGATGTACTGGAAACAAACAACCATCTCTTTTGTGAGTGCCCGTTTGCCGCTAGATGTTGGGAAATTGTGGGTGCTCATTGGGATAGTCAACTCGAGATGCAACAAAAATACGAGCGTGCTAGAGCAAGCTGCCAGGGTCCACTATTCAAAGAGGTGACCATATTGACATCCTGGAACATTTGGAAGCAACGTAACAAAGTGGTATTTGATGGAGAAGTGGCCACCCATCTTGAGTGGCTTAGGAAACTCAAGGAAGATTTTGTGATTTCGGATTACAGATTCAACCCCCAAAATTTGACCTTCTTAAAAGGTTTCAGCAACTCTCTAGCTGCTTAAACACCTACCTTTTCTAGGCTAGTTGAGTTGTTTTTTGTGCTTAACCCTTTGGGTTTGGCCCATAAAATGGGCTTACCTTCATGTAAAAATCATGTAAACACCCCTGTTCCCCCCTGTTAACCATAGGTTAACACAATAATAAAAACAACAGTAGGAGTCTCTCCTGCTGTTTTCATTGTTAAAAAAAAGAAATTTGTGTATCGTGTTTGCATCGTGTTCCGGCTTAATGGGATCCCCATTGGTGATGTACTAAAAGTTCTCTGTCATGCCTCTCTCATCTTTAATGATCATGTTATGAAACAAGATGATGCAACATGCCATTGTTTACCATTGGATCTGTGGGTTTCAATGCTCGGGAGGGCCATGAACCATGGAAAAGTGCTTCTGCAGCACACCAATAGGTCTTTGAACATCTTTCCTTGTCGACTCTTGACGCGTTGCAAAGTGTGATCTCTTATTACCTTGAGGACGCGCGATTGTCTTCACAAATGTGGACATGGAAGGATAGAAGCCATGTGCAAGGTAGTAATCCATCGTGTACTGACGGCTCTTGATAACATAGTTACAAGGAGGGGCATCTCCAGCAAGAAGACTTTGCGAATAGTGGTGATCTCGACAACACATTCAAATCATATTGAGAGCCACATCCAAATAATGAATGTCAAATCTATAGATCCTCTGATGCAACTAACTCAAGAACGATTGTTGGATCTTTTGACTACCCTTTTGTGCTGACCTATCCAACTCGTGGAACAATTATTCCATGTCCagtgcatgcaatcaattgatccaAGCATACcaagccatcttcttcctcctcgtctgagGAAGATTCATCTAAGACCATCTCCCTAAAAGCTCTTCATCTATAGTATGGAATATTCTAGATTGAACTTGATTACATAAATAGCTAAATAGAATGAAAACAACTAAAGAAAGAGCACCTACGAAATTCATCGAATACCTTGCGAGTGTGGATGGTGAGAGCATCGGCCGACCCATGTTCTCTTTTTTTGTAGGTCAGCACCATTCCAAAAGAACTATAGGTTAGCATAATTCTTCAAGTAGTGAAAATATTCAAATGCAACACTAATTCAGATTTTAATATTACAATCCGAGCATTCAGATTTTAATATTAAAATATTCAAATGCaacactaatgttgagtccatcaattatacgcactctcacccttccaccattgctagcctcttcggtaccgtgcattgccctttctcaccttgagagttggcataaacttcgtcggt encodes the following:
- the LOC123142591 gene encoding putative cyclin-F2-1, translated to MDLMDPFTSELLSGPPIPVALSASSADTTDIDDYLRAINALPALRAADHYSEAALEEPVPSLLLESAVPVSDTTESNNSATRPLLSDYDADFDFNLRKQEMNVEEPPLPHYLKTVQGDRMSPSMRANLVIWMEEFTQYYGLAPGTLHRAVSYVDRVLSEKTLPAAHMEYELRLLGATAAFTAAKYEERDTIFKVNAAKIADDCGFANSREVIDMECKMLAALRYELSGPTAYTFVDHFTRYSNGESDLEVQKLAHLLAEQSLVDYTCLRLMPSAVAASAVFLARLILNPMASQVRKWNREFTELTGYKPRDLILGIESLYMMNPDPRFAILSAFLQEEQEL